CAAATGAGCCAGAAAAATCCTATTTCAAATTTCACCTCAGCTGACGATGAGATGCTTACTTTTTTATCAAATTTTAGCAATAAGTGGTGCGTGAGTAATGATGGAGCGGAGTTTATAGAGCAAAATTTTACTTTCATTGGCTCAAAGCCAGTTTTACAAAATTTAAGAGGTTACAAAACGGCTGAATATAAAAATTTTGCCGACATTAAAAAATTTCTCAGCTCAAATCCAAACATCAAAAGTAAAATTTTAATTGGCGAGATAAGCTACATCGGCGACAACTTAACAAATATAGAGATTAAATTTGCGCCTGAGTATTTTTATGATTTTTTAAAATTTATAGTTGAAAATATCCCAGAGCATCACTATTTTTGTAGTCCCAAGGAGGGCCGGATATTATTCATTGCAATGGAAGGATATGTAGAATTTGGCGTCTTGCACTAACAGAGTTTTTAAATTTATTTTAAGCAGTCGTCTAAAATTGTCCACAAAGATAAAAACGCAAAAGAAAAATTTATCCGTAAAACTTCTTAAAATTAACAAAAAACTGAGCTTGCATCCTAACACAGCTTGTTGCTAGCAAAATTTAATCAATTTTTTTATATAATCCCTATTTTTCACAAAGGCAAAAAGATGGATAGAAAATCTTGGAGTTCAAGGCTCACATACATTTTAGCTGTTGCAGGAGCTACGGTCGGTTTTGGCGCGACGTGGCGTTTTCCGTATCTAGTCGGGCAAAACGGCGGCGGCGCCTATGTACTCGTGTTTTGTATCGCAATGATCGTGATCGGTATACCGATGATTTTGGCTGAAAATGCGATCGGCAGACGCCTAAAATGCAACGCTGTGGATGCTTTTTGTGGATCGATAAATGGCAAAAAGATCAGCAAAAAGTGGCAGATCGTTGGCTGGATGGGGCTTGTTGGCGCATTTGGCATTATGGCTTACTATATGGTTATTGGTGGCTGGGTGCTAAACTACATCGCCCAAATTTCATTTGGTTTGCTTGATCTCTCGCATGTGGTTAGTTTTGAGGAGACAAGTGCGTTTTATGAGCAAAATATCGTAAGCAATCCACTTGCTATCAGCTTTGCGACTCTTGTTTTTGTGCTGGTTAATTACGCTATTTTGGTGCAAGGTGCGGTCGGCGGTATCGAGCGATCAGCGAAATTTTTAATGCCACTACTTTTTATTTTAATGCTTATTATGATTGCTAAAAATATCACACTTGATGGTGCAATAGAAGGCGTAAAATTTTACTTAACGCCTAATTTTTCAAAGATAAACTTAAAACTTTTCGTTGATGTTTTGGGGCAGGTCTTTTTTGCTCTTTCGCTTGGATTTGGTGTGATGATCACTCTTTCTAGCTTTGTGAAAAAGGATGAGGGTTTGGTTAAAATTTCTATCATTACAGGTATTTTAAATACGGTAATTGCCGTGCTTGCAGGCTTTATGATCTTCCCTTCTCTTTTTAGCTATGGTGTATCGCCAGATAGTGGCCCAAGTTTGGTATTTAAATCACTACCAATTGTTTTTTCTCACATGCCATTTGGTGGTTTTTTTGCGGTTGCGTTTTTTACACTATTAATGATCGCTGCACTTACAACATCGCTACCAATATATGAAGTAATAATCACGACACTTCAAGAAAAATTTAAGATAAAACGCAAGAAAGCAATATTTTTAGTCCTTGGAGGTATATTTGTTTTAGGAAATTTGCCTTCGCTGATGGCCACAAA
This genomic interval from Campylobacter concisus contains the following:
- a CDS encoding sodium-dependent transporter, producing the protein MDRKSWSSRLTYILAVAGATVGFGATWRFPYLVGQNGGGAYVLVFCIAMIVIGIPMILAENAIGRRLKCNAVDAFCGSINGKKISKKWQIVGWMGLVGAFGIMAYYMVIGGWVLNYIAQISFGLLDLSHVVSFEETSAFYEQNIVSNPLAISFATLVFVLVNYAILVQGAVGGIERSAKFLMPLLFILMLIMIAKNITLDGAIEGVKFYLTPNFSKINLKLFVDVLGQVFFALSLGFGVMITLSSFVKKDEGLVKISIITGILNTVIAVLAGFMIFPSLFSYGVSPDSGPSLVFKSLPIVFSHMPFGGFFAVAFFTLLMIAALTTSLPIYEVIITTLQEKFKIKRKKAIFLVLGGIFVLGNLPSLMATNILSHVSIFGKNIFDAYDAISATIFFVFTSFGCAIFVGWVLKDDAKKEILQGSEKHAKLINVWFWYIKFVVPFIILVLFISSFYDNFLK